The Leptospira kmetyi serovar Malaysia str. Bejo-Iso9 genome includes a window with the following:
- a CDS encoding SpoIIE family protein phosphatase gives MNFAYLNFYSFGSILAALFCLYIAVFFLIIKEKSRVAVHLGLASVFASLFHFAYAVGFFTLEPWAVYHRWIVIPMPLLTLAQFTLVLFYFPTPKFVKLGKAVYSILLIIVVFVETYFIFLSYSTQGVFVKGNHYWDFQTYSFYMLFSMIILVFNLIMISFGIWRVILETGRDRRVVLYLLSSFCILTILPVATNILSRNGSISRIAYQQTVDLSFVFGFFLLLVVYLNVAKEKTTILSRIIGITMATFFLVIQIVAYFIINEFETTFDESQFKEAKLAIQEAEKYRNLSYMTYYDTRSGRTYLKQGEFDSAWIHESNLEANYLNLRNRLCGLGNLNGTERWKRSSEILENAPKEFYGYKEAVRYFLQTKGNQIVTDQDMISLFREIAAKLKIINNKFTFTAEKKDINAISKLLTEKDSRLSPMLDVIRSEYVSELRKNASETHLENLFRSSTLPIYEEGERIYRSRWVRGDKGQDFQIFFVSYFIVDIKSERIYEVGFDYKSYRAYVHYPSFILLLCLFVVVFVVTFGFQYFFRYALIDPMNKVEIGLREVHSGNLEYRLVPVVEDEIGFIAQSFNHMAEGLLTARNRLERYAEELELKVKERTKELEVTLDEVKTLKDQQDGDYFLMSLLLKPLGANRAAQENVKVEFFTNQKKKFKFRKYDSEIGGDISISNRIQLRDRKYTVFLNADAMGKSMQGAGGALVLGAVFEAIIERTKMTKLVQDYSPERWIKNAFMELHKVFESFDGSMLVSTVIGLIDDEAGILYHLNAEHPWTVLLRKGEATFIENDLMFRKLGTGGMNGNIYVHTLQLEPEDIVIASSDGKDDIHIGIDENGEKLINDDHTRFLEYVKKGKGDLGSIFEFISASGRLTDDLSLVRISYKESECFLSGVPRKQNFNTNEVVTLFHQAKETAKENNVEKAITLFEEIESLNDKIPITKKYLAYLFMKKALYREAARYAEEYIQFHPLDNEMFYVASYAFRMEGEIEKAADFGERLRLRNPKHIKNLVNLSRIYIILKKYDRAAGIAKDALEIEPANQRILGLLETLQKINREFTFETNHKNQI, from the coding sequence ATGAATTTTGCGTACTTGAATTTTTATTCCTTCGGTTCAATACTCGCCGCACTTTTTTGTCTGTATATCGCGGTCTTTTTTCTGATCATCAAAGAGAAAAGCAGGGTTGCGGTACATTTGGGTTTGGCTTCCGTCTTCGCTTCTCTTTTTCATTTCGCATACGCGGTCGGATTTTTCACCTTGGAGCCGTGGGCGGTTTATCATAGGTGGATCGTCATACCGATGCCGCTGTTGACTTTAGCGCAATTCACTTTGGTACTGTTTTATTTTCCGACTCCGAAATTCGTTAAACTCGGAAAAGCGGTCTATTCGATTCTGCTGATAATCGTCGTTTTTGTGGAAACCTATTTTATCTTTCTATCGTATTCTACTCAGGGCGTTTTTGTTAAAGGAAATCACTATTGGGATTTTCAAACATATTCTTTCTATATGCTTTTTTCAATGATCATATTGGTCTTCAATCTGATCATGATCTCTTTCGGAATTTGGAGAGTGATTTTGGAAACGGGAAGAGATCGAAGGGTGGTTTTGTATCTGCTATCCTCATTTTGTATCCTTACGATTTTACCCGTTGCCACAAATATTTTGAGTCGTAACGGTTCGATTTCCAGAATCGCTTATCAACAGACGGTGGATCTGTCGTTCGTGTTCGGATTTTTTCTTCTTCTGGTCGTATACTTAAACGTGGCAAAGGAGAAAACCACGATTCTAAGTCGTATTATCGGAATCACAATGGCTACGTTTTTTTTGGTGATTCAGATCGTAGCCTATTTCATCATCAACGAATTTGAAACCACGTTCGACGAAAGTCAGTTCAAAGAAGCGAAGTTGGCGATTCAGGAAGCGGAGAAATATCGGAACCTGAGTTATATGACTTACTATGACACTCGAAGCGGTCGCACTTATCTGAAACAAGGGGAATTCGATTCAGCTTGGATCCACGAAAGTAATCTGGAAGCGAACTATCTGAATTTGAGAAATCGTTTATGCGGTCTCGGAAATTTAAACGGAACGGAACGATGGAAGCGCTCTTCGGAAATATTAGAAAACGCTCCTAAAGAATTTTACGGTTATAAAGAAGCGGTTCGATATTTTCTGCAAACGAAAGGAAATCAAATCGTTACCGATCAGGATATGATTTCTTTATTTCGGGAGATCGCCGCAAAGTTAAAGATCATCAATAATAAATTTACGTTTACTGCCGAGAAAAAAGATATAAACGCGATTTCAAAATTACTTACGGAAAAAGATTCCCGACTTTCGCCGATGTTGGATGTGATCCGTTCGGAATACGTTTCGGAGCTTCGGAAAAACGCTTCGGAAACTCATTTAGAGAATTTATTCCGAAGTTCGACTCTGCCGATTTACGAAGAAGGGGAGCGAATTTATCGGAGCCGATGGGTTCGCGGAGATAAAGGACAAGACTTTCAAATCTTTTTCGTTTCCTATTTTATCGTGGATATTAAATCCGAACGGATCTACGAAGTGGGTTTCGATTACAAATCCTATCGCGCTTATGTTCATTATCCTTCGTTCATTTTATTATTGTGCCTCTTCGTCGTTGTCTTCGTTGTTACGTTCGGATTTCAATATTTCTTTCGGTATGCGTTGATCGATCCGATGAATAAAGTCGAAATCGGATTGCGCGAGGTTCATTCCGGAAACTTAGAATACCGTCTCGTCCCGGTCGTCGAAGACGAAATCGGGTTTATCGCTCAGTCCTTTAATCATATGGCGGAAGGTTTGTTAACGGCTCGCAATCGTTTGGAAAGATATGCGGAAGAATTGGAACTCAAGGTAAAAGAGCGAACAAAGGAGTTGGAGGTTACGCTCGACGAAGTCAAAACGCTCAAGGATCAACAAGACGGAGATTATTTTTTGATGTCCTTACTTCTGAAACCTTTGGGAGCCAATCGAGCCGCTCAGGAAAACGTAAAGGTGGAATTTTTCACCAATCAAAAGAAGAAGTTTAAGTTTAGAAAATACGATTCCGAAATCGGAGGCGATATCAGCATCTCGAATCGGATTCAACTCAGAGATAGAAAATATACCGTATTCTTAAACGCCGACGCGATGGGAAAGTCGATGCAAGGCGCGGGCGGCGCGCTTGTGTTGGGTGCGGTCTTTGAAGCGATCATCGAACGTACAAAGATGACGAAACTCGTTCAAGATTATTCTCCGGAAAGATGGATCAAAAACGCCTTTATGGAATTGCATAAGGTGTTTGAAAGTTTTGACGGTTCCATGTTGGTTTCGACCGTGATCGGTTTGATCGACGACGAAGCTGGAATTCTATACCACCTGAACGCGGAACATCCCTGGACGGTACTCTTAAGAAAGGGTGAAGCCACATTTATCGAAAATGATCTGATGTTTAGAAAACTCGGCACCGGAGGAATGAACGGAAATATATACGTTCATACTTTGCAATTAGAGCCGGAGGATATAGTGATCGCAAGTTCGGACGGCAAGGACGATATCCATATCGGTATCGACGAAAACGGAGAAAAACTCATCAACGACGATCATACGCGATTTTTGGAATATGTTAAGAAAGGAAAAGGGGATCTCGGATCGATCTTCGAATTCATTTCCGCCTCCGGACGGTTGACCGACGATTTATCCTTGGTCCGGATTTCTTATAAGGAATCCGAATGTTTTTTAAGTGGAGTTCCTCGGAAACAAAATTTCAACACGAACGAGGTTGTCACGCTCTTTCACCAAGCCAAAGAGACGGCAAAGGAGAATAACGTAGAAAAGGCGATTACCCTTTTCGAAGAGATCGAATCGCTGAACGATAAAATTCCGATCACTAAAAAATATCTCGCGTATTTATTTATGAAGAAGGCCCTGTACCGCGAAGCGGCGCGTTACGCGGAAGAATATATCCAGTTCCATCCTTTGGATAACGAAATGTTTTACGTGGCATCTTATGCGTTTAGAATGGAAGGAGAAATCGAAAAGGCCGCGGATTTCGGAGAAAGATTACGTCTTCGAAACCCGAAACATATTAAGAATTTAGTCAATCTGTCGCGGATCTATATCATTTTAAAAAAATACGATAGAGCGGCGGGCATAGCGAAAGACGCTCTTGAAATAGAACCGGCCAATCAAAGAATTTTGGGTCTGTTGGAAACTCTTCAGAAAATAAATCGCGAGTTTACTTTTGAAACGAATCATAAGAATCAAATTTGA
- a CDS encoding AMP-dependent synthetase/ligase has product MSSKITAKNLAELYYDTAQKYGDKPAFGTRNKNKEFVTVTFREVYESGVALATGLIADLDLKAREHVAVLSENRKEWIIANYGILLSGAADVPRGTDVTDGDIRYILPHSDAKIVFVENEVILKKVRNNLSHLPNVTHIVLMDEEARITDDNIIRMADLIAKGKELRASGNRNVEERVAAIRPDDLFTIIYTSGTTGEPKGVMLTHANMISQLRNIPIEIGPKDRFLSILPVWHSFERVFQMGTIATGAGQYYTNIRNIKEDLLIVKPTFMASAPRLWENIFHGIQSKIQSGSTLKRILFKSAYFCALKVQRALNFFKGNELDLEGRNILKSLCMFGQSVLNIVIFSIPYMILDLIVLKKIRQATGGKLRGTVSGGGALPFHIDEFFNVIGIPLFEGYGLTETSPGLAFRTPDHLVIGSVGPLFPEVEILLKDVENGNILYPPQKGVKGEVHVRGPQIMKGYYKRPDVTAKVIQDGWFNTGDLGLITYNNTLKIVGRTKETVVLLNGENIEPVPIENKLAQSPFIDQVMVVGQDQKFLTALVLPVLDRFQDYGKTYPELAANPIVKEKILREVKDAMNSENGFKSFEKVGDIRLLPKAFEVGDELSAKMSIKRHVITEKYQKLIDSMYQ; this is encoded by the coding sequence ATGAGTTCTAAAATCACGGCGAAAAACTTGGCGGAATTATATTACGATACGGCGCAGAAATACGGCGATAAGCCCGCGTTTGGGACCAGAAATAAAAACAAAGAATTCGTCACCGTAACGTTTCGTGAAGTTTATGAAAGCGGCGTTGCGCTCGCAACTGGTTTAATCGCGGATCTCGACTTGAAGGCCCGCGAACACGTGGCAGTCTTATCGGAAAATAGAAAAGAATGGATCATTGCGAACTACGGCATCTTGTTAAGCGGCGCGGCCGACGTTCCGCGCGGGACGGACGTAACCGACGGAGACATTCGTTACATTCTCCCCCATTCCGACGCGAAAATCGTATTCGTAGAGAATGAAGTTATCCTCAAAAAAGTTCGGAATAATTTAAGTCATCTTCCGAACGTCACTCATATCGTTCTTATGGATGAGGAAGCGCGCATAACGGATGATAATATTATCCGAATGGCGGATCTCATTGCGAAGGGAAAAGAATTGCGGGCTTCCGGTAACCGCAATGTGGAAGAAAGAGTCGCGGCGATTCGACCCGACGATCTGTTTACCATCATCTATACTTCCGGCACCACGGGTGAACCGAAAGGCGTCATGTTGACTCATGCCAATATGATCTCTCAATTACGGAATATTCCGATTGAGATCGGACCTAAAGATCGCTTTCTTTCGATTTTGCCAGTGTGGCATAGCTTCGAAAGAGTGTTTCAGATGGGAACGATCGCGACGGGGGCCGGACAATATTATACGAATATTCGAAACATTAAGGAAGATTTATTGATCGTTAAACCGACATTCATGGCCTCGGCGCCTCGATTGTGGGAAAATATCTTCCACGGAATTCAGTCGAAGATTCAATCCGGATCGACGCTTAAAAGAATCTTATTTAAGAGCGCGTATTTTTGCGCTCTTAAGGTTCAACGTGCCCTCAATTTTTTCAAAGGAAACGAACTCGATTTAGAAGGACGGAATATTCTTAAATCCTTATGTATGTTCGGACAAAGTGTTCTGAACATCGTCATATTCTCGATTCCTTATATGATTTTGGACTTGATTGTTCTTAAAAAAATTCGACAAGCTACCGGCGGAAAATTGCGCGGCACCGTTTCCGGCGGAGGCGCGCTTCCTTTTCATATAGACGAATTTTTTAATGTGATCGGAATTCCTCTGTTTGAAGGATACGGTTTGACCGAAACTTCGCCCGGTCTTGCGTTTCGCACACCGGATCATTTGGTCATCGGGAGCGTGGGCCCCCTGTTTCCCGAAGTGGAAATCCTTCTAAAGGACGTGGAGAACGGAAATATTTTATATCCTCCTCAAAAAGGAGTGAAAGGCGAAGTTCATGTTCGAGGTCCTCAGATCATGAAAGGTTATTATAAACGTCCCGATGTCACTGCCAAGGTGATCCAGGACGGTTGGTTTAATACGGGCGATCTTGGATTGATTACGTATAACAATACTCTTAAGATCGTAGGTAGGACGAAAGAGACCGTCGTTTTACTCAACGGAGAAAATATAGAACCCGTTCCGATCGAAAATAAACTCGCACAATCGCCGTTCATCGATCAAGTGATGGTTGTAGGACAGGATCAAAAATTTTTAACTGCCTTGGTCCTTCCGGTTCTCGATCGGTTTCAGGACTACGGGAAAACTTATCCGGAACTCGCGGCGAATCCGATCGTGAAAGAAAAAATTTTGCGCGAAGTAAAAGACGCGATGAATTCGGAAAACGGATTTAAGAGTTTTGAAAAGGTCGGAGATATTCGTTTGCTTCCGAAGGCATTCGAAGTGGGCGACGAACTTTCCGCAAAGATGTCGATCAAACGTCATGTCATCACGGAAAAATATCAAAAGCTGATTGATTCCATGTATCAGTGA
- a CDS encoding helix-turn-helix transcriptional regulator — MKNFLIWNDFATYRGDGFATLRHSHFYIQISLPDSGRVQLRTRDGEWKTYNSVFIPSGVSHEMIRVEGNLTLLFLDPMTTGYHLFYERSLAANHSAFEVGDIFTDEKKARITSILNRSDTKVRAEILEILNQDFPIRTKGAIDDRIQKSISNVELDEFSLASLAFDARLSVERFRHLFRQETGVPFSAYRLWLKTKKAVDNLANRSHLADAAHEGGFADQSHFTRIFRRSFGISPSDFTKKKEPFSAIFFSK; from the coding sequence ATGAAGAATTTTTTGATATGGAATGATTTTGCTACGTATCGCGGAGACGGATTTGCAACGTTACGTCACAGTCATTTCTATATTCAAATCAGCTTACCCGATTCGGGCCGAGTTCAATTACGCACCCGCGATGGAGAATGGAAAACATACAACTCCGTTTTTATTCCATCGGGTGTGAGTCACGAGATGATACGAGTGGAAGGGAATCTAACGTTACTTTTTTTAGATCCGATGACCACGGGATATCATCTTTTTTATGAAAGAAGTTTGGCGGCGAACCACTCCGCATTTGAAGTCGGGGATATTTTCACGGACGAAAAGAAGGCTCGGATCACTTCGATTCTCAATCGATCCGATACGAAAGTGCGCGCGGAGATTCTTGAAATTCTCAATCAAGATTTTCCGATCCGAACGAAGGGCGCAATCGACGATCGGATTCAAAAAAGTATTTCCAATGTGGAGTTGGACGAATTCTCCCTTGCGAGCTTAGCCTTTGACGCTCGCTTATCCGTCGAACGTTTTCGTCATCTTTTTAGACAAGAAACCGGCGTTCCTTTTTCCGCGTATCGTCTTTGGTTGAAAACGAAGAAGGCCGTTGATAACTTGGCGAATCGTTCGCACTTAGCGGATGCGGCGCACGAGGGAGGATTTGCCGATCAATCTCATTTTACGCGCATCTTTCGTCGATCATTCGGAATCAGTCCATCCGACTTTACAAAAAAGAAAGAACCCTTTAGCGCGATCTTCTTTTCAAAATAG
- a CDS encoding SRPBCC domain-containing protein yields MKTNQKEVKMELRGDTEIVFTRYFAARRELVFDCHTKPELMRRWLIGPEGMTLDTCEVDLKVGGKYLFVYADAKGNRFGIYGNYREVNAPEKVTNTENYATDMPTFNLKTAVEDPNAMVEARTFTTEGDLTLMTHVCKFTSAEGRKIAMETNLADGMGEFYQPLDKLLSELS; encoded by the coding sequence ATGAAAACGAACCAAAAAGAAGTGAAGATGGAATTGAGAGGCGACACGGAAATCGTATTCACTCGTTATTTTGCCGCACGCCGTGAATTGGTATTCGATTGTCACACAAAGCCGGAATTGATGCGTCGATGGTTGATCGGTCCCGAAGGTATGACGCTTGATACTTGCGAAGTGGATCTTAAAGTCGGAGGCAAATACTTATTCGTTTATGCGGACGCAAAGGGAAACCGATTCGGGATCTATGGAAACTATCGGGAAGTGAATGCACCGGAAAAAGTAACGAATACGGAAAACTATGCCACGGATATGCCGACCTTCAATTTGAAAACTGCGGTGGAAGATCCGAACGCTATGGTTGAAGCGAGAACCTTCACAACGGAAGGCGATTTGACTTTGATGACGCATGTCTGCAAATTTACTTCAGCCGAAGGACGCAAGATAGCGATGGAAACGAACCTCGCCGACGGTATGGGAGAATTTTATCAACCGCTCGATAAACTCTTATCCGAACTTTCGTGA
- a CDS encoding ArsR/SmtB family transcription factor yields the protein MQQLDATFAALADSTRRAILMRLAKGDMTVMELAKPFKMSQPAISRHLRVLEQAGLISTTVRAQERPRRLETAPLKKATDWIEKYRQMWEERYQALDALLVELQTIQTQGDKRK from the coding sequence ATGCAACAACTCGACGCCACCTTTGCCGCACTCGCCGATTCCACCCGTCGTGCGATTCTTATGCGCCTTGCGAAAGGCGATATGACCGTTATGGAGCTCGCAAAACCTTTCAAGATGAGTCAACCCGCGATCTCGCGGCATCTCAGGGTTCTCGAACAGGCGGGCCTGATATCAACGACCGTCCGCGCACAAGAACGACCGCGGAGACTCGAGACGGCGCCTCTAAAAAAAGCCACCGATTGGATCGAAAAATATCGCCAGATGTGGGAAGAACGATACCAAGCGCTCGATGCGTTACTTGTAGAACTGCAAACGATACAAACTCAAGGAGATAAACGAAAATGA